The following proteins come from a genomic window of Nitrospirota bacterium:
- a CDS encoding metalloregulator ArsR/SmtB family transcription factor, with the protein MRSIGKKIELLKIIAHPARIHILEELTKGVKCVSDFEEFLEISQPNISQHLSLLRRYGTIDYYVDGRLRCYFLRDPIIPDIIEVLKKDYLEELPAPACCPVTKKGKYPGERKR; encoded by the coding sequence ATGCGGTCCATCGGGAAAAAGATCGAGCTCCTGAAAATCATCGCTCACCCTGCCCGCATACATATACTCGAAGAGCTGACGAAGGGCGTAAAGTGCGTCAGCGATTTCGAGGAGTTTCTCGAGATCAGCCAGCCCAACATCTCCCAGCACCTCTCGCTCCTGCGGAGATACGGGACTATCGACTACTACGTCGATGGAAGGCTCAGATGTTACTTTCTGAGGGACCCCATCATTCCCGATATCATCGAGGTGCTTAAAAAAGATTATCTCGAGGAACTGCCAGCTCCGGCGTGCTGCCCGGTAACGAAGAAGGGGAAATACCCGGGCGAAAGGAAACGATAA
- the selD gene encoding selenide, water dikinase SelD: MDIKLTELSSCAGUAAKFSPSDLSQVLGQLPAITDRNVLVGSANADDAGVYRITDEIAVVLTTDFFTPIVDDPYWYGAISAANSLSDVWAMGGRAVVALNVAMLPSQPEFFPSLRKIMQGGIDKMAEAGVSIIGGHTIRDKEPKFGYTVMGLIHPDRILDNTKARPGDALILTKKIGTGVISTGVKAGRCSAATVEEFTASMAALNKKASEIMLEVGVSTATDITGFGLIGHLNEVLTASKCKAKLHASRIPFFSDALRLAEQDIIPGGTRGNMKTYAPSVQWASGIPGFVQALMNDAQTSGGLLIFVPRERREALVDGLQREGILAAHIGDILDAGIESDRRIIVEE; the protein is encoded by the coding sequence ATGGACATCAAACTGACCGAGCTTTCGAGCTGCGCCGGCTGAGCAGCGAAATTCAGTCCTTCGGACCTGTCCCAGGTGCTGGGGCAGCTGCCTGCAATCACGGATAGGAATGTGCTGGTCGGTTCGGCGAATGCGGATGACGCCGGAGTGTACCGGATCACCGACGAAATTGCAGTGGTCCTCACCACCGACTTTTTCACCCCTATTGTCGATGACCCTTATTGGTACGGCGCGATCTCCGCAGCGAATTCGCTTTCGGATGTCTGGGCCATGGGAGGACGGGCCGTCGTTGCGCTGAATGTCGCGATGCTGCCGAGCCAGCCCGAATTCTTCCCCTCCCTGAGGAAGATCATGCAGGGCGGCATCGACAAGATGGCCGAGGCCGGGGTATCCATCATCGGAGGCCACACCATCAGAGACAAGGAGCCGAAGTTCGGCTACACGGTGATGGGGCTCATCCATCCCGACAGGATCCTCGACAATACCAAGGCCCGCCCCGGAGATGCCCTCATCCTCACCAAGAAGATCGGCACCGGCGTTATCTCTACGGGAGTGAAAGCCGGCAGGTGCAGCGCTGCGACCGTCGAAGAGTTCACCGCATCGATGGCAGCGCTCAACAAGAAGGCGAGCGAGATCATGCTCGAAGTGGGAGTGAGCACTGCAACGGATATCACCGGCTTCGGCCTGATAGGTCACCTGAACGAAGTGCTCACGGCAAGCAAATGCAAAGCAAAGCTCCATGCAAGCCGGATACCCTTTTTCAGCGACGCATTGAGGCTGGCCGAGCAGGACATCATCCCGGGGGGCACACGCGGCAATATGAAGACATATGCGCCGTCCGTCCAGTGGGCGTCGGGGATTCCGGGTTTTGTACAGGCCCTCATGAACGATGCGCAGACCTCGGGAGGCCTTCTCATCTTTGTCCCCCGGGAGAGGAGAGAGGCGCTGGTCGACGGTTTGCAACGAGAGGGCATCCTGGCGGCGCATATCGGGGATATCCTCGATGCCGGGATCGAAAGCGACAGGCGCATCATCGTAGAGGAATAG
- a CDS encoding rhodanese-like domain-containing protein, producing the protein MLEAKMTFRTKVLIISLVLLCTIPAGLSLAADSTYQTITSEQLKALIDEKKAFTLIDARTEEEYQEAHIITAINIPEKSFESLTSLLPADKNAQLVFYCNGVKCGKSKRTAKKAEALGYTNIVIYNEGFPVWEEKNLPIVAGAEYGRKIETTKLKPADMKALIDENKNDYVLVDVRDASEYKEGRIPGAINIPAERFASAQDILPKEKKIIVYCNTGSRSYMAYRKLIKMDYKQIYQTLFAEWKEAGFEELKK; encoded by the coding sequence ATGCTCGAAGCGAAAATGACGTTCCGTACAAAAGTTCTCATCATCTCTCTTGTGCTCCTCTGCACGATACCGGCGGGATTGTCTCTCGCTGCCGATAGCACTTATCAAACCATTACCTCGGAACAGCTGAAGGCGTTGATCGATGAGAAAAAGGCATTCACCCTTATCGATGCGCGGACCGAAGAGGAATATCAGGAAGCGCATATCATCACTGCGATCAATATCCCCGAAAAGAGCTTCGAAAGTCTGACTTCGCTCCTCCCCGCTGACAAAAATGCTCAGCTGGTCTTTTATTGCAACGGGGTGAAGTGCGGCAAGAGCAAAAGGACGGCTAAAAAAGCTGAAGCACTCGGCTACACGAATATAGTCATTTACAATGAGGGCTTCCCGGTCTGGGAAGAAAAGAACCTCCCCATCGTCGCCGGGGCGGAATACGGCAGGAAGATCGAAACGACAAAGCTGAAGCCGGCGGACATGAAGGCATTGATCGATGAGAACAAGAATGATTACGTTCTTGTCGATGTCAGAGATGCTTCGGAGTACAAGGAGGGCCGTATCCCCGGCGCGATCAACATTCCTGCGGAGCGTTTTGCGTCGGCACAGGACATACTTCCCAAAGAGAAAAAGATCATCGTCTACTGCAATACCGGCAGCCGGAGTTATATGGCGTACAGAAAGCTCATAAAGATGGATTACAAACAGATCTATCAGACGCTCTTTGCCGAATGGAAAGAGGCTGGATTTGAAGAGCTTAAGAAATGA
- a CDS encoding sulfite exporter TauE/SafE family protein produces the protein MPAALYLFLVLAGALVGFFSGLLGIGGGILMFPLLLYVPPLLGFDPIGVKSITGLTMIQGFFAALAAMLYYHKHRLVHKPLVVTLGLSLFLSSLAGSLVSAAVPDTLLLSIFGILALAASIVMLIPRSYARDDLTEEAVRFHKPTAVVMGVGIGFLTGLVGQGGAFIIIPLLLYVLKVPLRVAFGSTLAIGLFSSSAGLAGKIATGQVPFHMALALLLGAVPAARFGGAIGRKTDTRFLNRLLAVIIIGTAVKIGMDIFG, from the coding sequence ATGCCGGCTGCCTTGTACCTGTTCCTCGTGCTTGCCGGCGCGCTCGTCGGCTTCTTTTCAGGACTGCTCGGGATAGGCGGGGGCATTCTCATGTTCCCGCTGCTCCTCTACGTGCCTCCCCTCCTCGGATTCGACCCGATAGGCGTAAAGAGCATCACCGGCCTCACGATGATACAGGGCTTCTTCGCGGCCCTCGCCGCCATGCTCTACTATCATAAACACCGTCTGGTGCACAAGCCGCTCGTCGTCACCCTCGGGCTCTCTCTCTTTCTTTCGTCGCTCGCCGGCTCTCTCGTTTCCGCAGCAGTGCCGGATACGCTCTTGCTGTCCATCTTCGGCATCCTCGCCCTCGCCGCCTCGATAGTGATGCTCATACCGCGCAGCTATGCGCGGGACGACCTTACCGAAGAGGCTGTCCGCTTCCATAAACCGACGGCGGTCGTTATGGGCGTTGGCATCGGGTTTCTGACCGGCCTGGTGGGCCAGGGGGGCGCGTTCATCATAATCCCCCTCCTCCTCTACGTACTGAAGGTTCCTCTCAGGGTAGCCTTCGGGAGCACGCTCGCGATCGGGCTCTTTTCATCCTCGGCAGGCCTGGCAGGGAAGATCGCCACCGGCCAGGTTCCCTTTCATATGGCCCTTGCCCTCCTGCTGGGAGCTGTTCCGGCTGCGCGCTTCGGCGGCGCTATCGGCAGGAAAACAGATACCCGCTTTCTGAACCGGCTGCTCGCCGTCATCATCATCGGCACCGCCGTGAAGATCGGGATGGACATTTTCGGATAG